CCCGCGACATTCCGCTCGTTCGCGCGCAGACCGGGCTCACGCTCCCGCTCGCTCCGATCCCCCCGCCCGCGCGCCTCACGGTGCTGTATCCGCCAGCGAATGCGCGCGGCATCTCCGCCGACGACAAGGCCCTCGTTCTCCGCATCGAGGCGGGCGGATTCACCGCGCTGCTCATGTCCGACGCGGGCGTCGCCACCGAGCAATGGCTCCTCGCCCATGCGCCGAAGGAACTCGCCTGCGACCTCCTCGTGATGGGCCGCCACATCTCGGGATTGTCCGGCGATCCCGACTTCCTCCGCGCCGCGAAGCCGCAGGCCCTCATCGCCAGCGTCGCGGACTTTCCGCCGACCGAACGCCTCCGCCCCGGCTGGCCGGAGGCCGTTCACGCCCTCGGCATCGCCCTCTATCGCCAGGATGAAACCGGCGCCGTCACCGTGACCGTGCAGCGCGGGCAATTCACGGCAACACCTTTCCTTGCCACGGGCGGAGCGCCGCGCATGTTTCCCCTCTCGCATGCACCCGATCCTCTCCGTTGAAAATCTCTCGATCCGTCGCGGCGCCGCCACCCTCGTGGAATCCGTCGACTGGGCCGTGCGCCCCGGCGAACATTGGGTGATCCTCGGCGCGAACGGCTCCGGCAAGACGTCGCTTCTCCGCGCTCTCGGCGGCTACCTCACGCCCACCGAAGGCGAGGTTCGCCTGCTCGGTGAGACCTTTGGCGAGGCCGATTGGCGCGAACTCCGCACCCGGCTCGGCTTCGTCAGCGCCAGTATCGCCCAGCTCCTCCACGACGAAGACCCCGCTCTCGAGATCGTCGCCGGCGGCCGGCAGGCGATGGCCGGTTACTGGGGCGAACTCCCCCCGGCCGATCGCACCACCGCCCAGCGCCTCCTGCGGGAGCTCGACGCCGCCGACCTCGCCACGAAGCCCTGGCAAATCCTTTCGCAGGGCGAGCGCCAGCGCGTGCTCATCGCTCGCGCCCTCATGGCAAATCCCGGCCTGCTCCTGCTCGACG
This DNA window, taken from Chthoniobacterales bacterium, encodes the following:
- a CDS encoding ATP-binding cassette domain-containing protein, coding for MHPILSVENLSIRRGAATLVESVDWAVRPGEHWVILGANGSGKTSLLRALGGYLTPTEGEVRLLGETFGEADWRELRTRLGFVSASIAQLLHDEDPALEIVAGGRQAMAGYWGELPPADRTTAQRLLRELDAADLATKPWQILSQGERQRVLIARALMANPGLLLLDEPCAGLDPVARERFLAIVQRLGSRTRAVPLVLVTHHVEEILPVFTHALILCHGRVFATGPVASVITERILSDAFKAPLRLIRRQGRFRIQPLATEA